Below is a window of Paraburkholderia kururiensis DNA.
CTGCCTGCGCCCGCCAGGCGAGGCCCAGCAAGGCCGACACGGTTTACGCGAAGTAACCGCCCTTAAGAAATCCCAACGGCTGCCGTCATTGCGGACTAGATGATCCATCGGTCATCTGGTGTGGCAGCAAGCACCCATAACCATAAAACGTTGGATATTCGCAAATGAGAAGCTTCGATACGAGGGCCTGGTCGCCCATTGCCGTCGCGCTCGCCGCGGCGGCAATCGTTTGCACCTCGCCGGCCTACGCCGCGCTGGGCGCCGCACCGACCTGGCAGGCCGCCGGCACCAGCAACACGCAGATGACGCAGCGCATCAACGCGGCCGCCGTGCTGTTCCGCGTCAACGAAACCACGCTGCCGAGCGGCACGGTGGTTCGCGAATACGTCGGAACGAACGGCACCGTGTTCGCCATTGCGTGGCAAGGTCCGCAGATGGCGCCGCTGAACACGCTGCTCGGCACCTACTTCCCTGCCTACGTGCAGGGGCTCGCTACTGCGCATACGGCACAGCACAACGGATACGGGCCCGCTACCGTCCAGCAGTCGAACCTCGTGGTTCAGACGGGCGGACACATGGGTGCCTTCACGGGCCGCGCATGGCTGCCGCTTGCGGTACCGGCCGGCTTCAACACTGACGATATCCAGTAAGAGCGAGATGAAACCCATGTCCAGCAAATTCGCATGGTTCGGCGCGATCGCCGGCTTCTGTCTCGTCCTCGCCGCTTGCGGCGGCGGAGGAGGCGGTGGCTCCAGCACGACCGCTACGAACAGTTCCGGCACGACGTCGGGCAGCACCACGACTTCGGGCAGCACGAGCAGCTCCACGAGCAGTTCCAGCACCAGCAATTCGACCAGTTCCACGAACACCACGCCGTGGGCCGACGCCACGGCTACGCCGACCGCCGTCAACGGCACCAACGCGGTGGCGATCAGCGTGTCGAACCAGCCGTTCGGGCTCGTGAATGCGCCGATGGTGAGCGTGACGGTGTGCCAGGCGGGCAGCGGCGCCACAGGCTCCACCTGCTCGACGATTCCGAACGTCCTGCTCGATACAGGCTCGTACGGATTGCGACTGTTCGCATCAGTCGTGCCGTCGAACACTCTGACTGCATTGGGAGCGCCGAGCGTTGCCGAATGTGGCCTCTTCGTCAGCGGCTACACGTGGGGTGGCGTGCACAACGCCGACATCCAGCTCGGCACCAAGGTGGCCGCGAGCGTGCCGGTGCAGATCATCGGCGACTCCGCGATCACGGCATCGGCTCCGAGCGAATGCCAGATCGGCACGGCCATGACCACGCCTAATGCGGCCTTTGCCAACGGCATTCTCGGCGTCGGCAACAGTCAATACGACTGCGGCACCGGGTGTGTGAGCGGCGCGCAGAGCGGCGCGTACTACACGTGCTCGGGCTCCCCGTCCACCTGCACGGCTACCACGCAGCCGCTCGCCTCGCAGGTGCAGAACCCGGTCGCCCTCTTCCCGACCGACAACAACGGCGTGATCGTGGAAATGGCACAGGTGGCGGATCTGGGCGCGACAACCGCCTCAGGCACGCTCGTGTTCGGCATCGACACCGCAAGCAACAACACGCTGTCCGGCACCGGCGCCACGCTGCTCAAGACCAACAACGCGGGCAACTTCACGGCCACCTACAAGACGCAGACCTTCACCGACAACGCGTTCTTCGATTCAGGCTCCAACGGCCTGTTCTTTCCGGATTCGTCGATTGCGCGCAACGGTTCGTGGTACGCGCCCAGCACGACGCTGCCGCTCACGGCCTCGCTCACCAATTCGAGCGCGAATGCCTCGGCGACCACCACGGCGCTGAACTTCAACGTAGCCAACGAAGCGACCCTCGCCGCCACCCACAACTACGCGTTCAACGACATCGCGGGCGCCGCAGCCGGCATGATGGACTTCGGCCTGCCGTTCTTCTACGGACGGCACGTGTATGTGGGCATCGCCGGCAAGTCGTCGGCGGGCGGCGGCACGGGGCCTTACGTCGCGTACGTATCGCAGTAAGGCCGGCAGTAATGCCCGCCGGCAGCGATGCCGGGCCGTAACACCGCCGCAGCGACGCTGCTGATCGTGGCGGCGGTCTGAAGAAAGACACCGTGACGGTCGGCAGCCACGCCGCCCCGGCGGAACCGGCAACAAAAAACGCGCGGCGCAGGCACGGGTAGAAACCCGTGTCCGCGCCGCGCGTTTCGTTTTCCGGCTCTGAAACCGCCGCGGTTACAGTTAGCGTTCCCGCAGCGCCCTCCTCAATACACCTCCGGCACCATCATCTCCGCGGGCACGGGCTGGCGGATGTAGTCCGGATGATGCACGCGCGCCGGCAGCGCCACGGCCGGATGCTCGATCTCGTGGTACGGCACCTGGCTCAACAGATGGTGGATGCAGTTGAGCCGCGCGCGCTTCTTGTCCACGGCGTGCACCACCCACCACGGCGCTTCGGGAATGTGCGAGCGCTGCAGCATCACTTCCTTCGCCTGCGTGTAGGCTTCCCAGCGGCGCCGGCTTTCCAGGTCCATCGGGCTCAGCTTCCACTGCTTGAGCGGGTCGTCGATGCGGCTCTGGAAGCGGATTTCCTGTTCGTCGTCGGTGATCGAGAACCAGTACTTGACGATCTGGATGCCGCTGCGCACCAGCATCTTCTCGAACTCGGGCACGGAGCGGAAGAACTCCTCGTACTCGTCGTCGGTGCAGAAGTTCATCACGCGCTCCACGCCCGCGCGGTTGTACCAGCTGCGGTCGAACAGCACCATCTCGCCGCCCGCCGGCAGATGCGGCACGTAGCGCTGGAAATACCACTGCGTGCGCTCGCGGCTGTTCGGCGCCGGCAGCGCCGCGACGCGGCACACGCGCGGATTGAGCCGCTGCGTGATGCGCTTGATCGCGCCGCCTTTGCCCGCCGCGTCCCGCCCCTCGAAGATCACGACGAGACGGTGGCCCGTGTGCACGATCCAGTCCTGCAGCTTCACGAGTTCGCCCTGCAGCCGGAACAGCTCCTTGAAATAGAGCCGGCGCGTGCTGCGGGCCTCGTCGGTGAACGCAGCGTCGCCGTCGAGGATGCGGTCGTCCACCTCCATCTCCAGCTCTTCGTCGTACGCGTCGATCAGTTCTTCCTCGAGCCGCCGTTGCCGCTCAAGCGACATATCGGGCTTGCGGTCTTCGTCGTTCATCGGCTTCCTCCTCGCTACGAAAATGGGTCGCATGCTGCTTGCGCGGATTGCACACGTGGCGCGGCACAAAATGGCGCGCCCCATTATCTGATGCCACGGTGTCAACCGTATTACCCCGCGCATGACTCGCTGTCCAGCAGGGCGGCCGCGCGAAACGCGGCACCGCTTGCCCTCGCCCTTGAAAAACAGGGCAATGACCCCGCATCTGCGGCCCTCTTCATCCGGAGCCCCAACATGGGAAGCCGTCCCCGTTTCATCGACGATCTTTCGCGCGGTGCGCCTGAGCCGGGCGCATCTCAGCCGGCCACGCCGGGTCCATTAAGCGACGACGCCCTGCTCGACGCCTACTCGCGCACCGTGATCGGCGCGCTCGCGCGCGTGCAGCAGGCCGTGGCCTTCATTGCCGTGGAGCGCAGCCTGCCCGGCGAGGCCGGCCGCGCGCCGCGCGTGCGCGGCGGCACCGGTTCGGGATTCCTGTTCACGCCCGACGGCTATCTGCTCACCAACAGCCACGTCGTGCACGGCGCCACGCGCATCAGCGTGACGCTCGCCGACGGTTCGAAGTACGACGCCGATCTGGTGGGCGACGACCCCGACAGCGACCTCGCCGTGCTGCGCATCGGCTGCGCGGAGCCGCTGCCGCACGTGGAACTGGGCCATTCCTCGTCGCTGCGCGTGGGGCAGATCGCCATCGCGGTGGGCAATCCGCTCGGCCTCGCGCAGACCGTCACGACCGGCGTCGTTTCGGCACTGGGCCGCTCGCTGCGCTCCACCACGGGCCGCATGATCTACGACGTGATCCAGACCGACGCCGCCCTCAACCCCGGCAACTCGGGCGGGCCGCTGATCAATTCGGCGGGCCAGGTGATCGGCGTGAACACGGCCATCATTCAGGGCGCGCAGGCCATCAGCTTCGCCACCGCCATCGACACGGCGAAGTGGGTGATCATGCAGATCTTCGCGCACGGCCGCGTGCGGCGCGCTTATATCGGCGTGGCGGGCACCGTGTCGCCGGTGTCGCGGCGCGCACAGCGCTACTTCGGGCTCGATCAGACGGCGGGCGTGCGCGTGCTGGAAGTGGTGAAAGGCAGTCCGGCCGCCCAGGGCGGCCTGCGCGTGGACGACACGATCGTCGCCATCGACACGCTGCCCGTGGACAGCGTGGACGCGTTGCAACGCTCGCTCGACGCATCGCGTATCGACCGCGCGGTGAAGATCGCCGTACTGCGCGGCACGCAGCGGGTGGAACTGGACGTGACGCCTGTGGAGCAGAAGGGGTAAATCAAGGCCTGCGCAAGCGGCACGTTCGCCGCGACACGGCAAACAAAAAAGCATCGCGCAGTTCCCCGCGCGATGCTTCATGACGCCAATGCCCTGCCGGGCGATCCGTTACTGAACCACCCGCGTCACCCCGCGCCCGCGCGGGTCCGCCGCGGGCAGCGGCGTGTCGCCGTCGATCTTGATGGCCTGAATGTCGCCGCTGAAGTTCTGCCCCTTCAACACGTAGCCCTTCGCCTCGATCGCCTTCGCAAGCTCGCCGTCGACAGGCTGATACGGCTCCCAGAAGATGGTGTTCGGCGGCAGCAGCTGGTGATGGAAGCGCATGGCGGCCACCGCGTCTTTCAGCGGCATGTGGAAGTCGTAGATGTTGTTGACCACCTGGAAGATCGACGTGAAGATGCGCGAGCCGCCAGGCGTGCCGATCACGAGCGACACCTTGCCGTCCTTCGTGAGGATGGTCGGCGTCATCGAAGAAAGCGGCCGCTTTTTCGGCTCGATCGCGTTCGCGTCGCTGCCCACCACGCCGAACATGTTCGGCACGCCGGGTTTGGCCGAGAAGTCGTCCATCTCGTCGTTGAGCACGATGCCCGTGCCGTCCGCCACCACGCCCGAGCCGAAATAGCCGTTGATCGTGTAGGTGTTCGACACCGCATTGCCCCACTTGTCCACCACTGAGAAGTGCGTGGTCTCCGCCTTCTCCGGCATCAAGGTGCCGAGTCCCGGCTGCACGCTCTTCGTATCGGAAGGCGTGTTCTCGTTCACCTCGGCCGCACGCTTCGCGATGTAGGCGTCGTCGGTCAGCTGTGCGATGGGCACCTTGTAGAAGTCCGGGTCGCCGAGGTACTGCGCGCGGTCGGCGAACACGCGCTTTTCGATCTCCGCGATCAGATGCACGTACTGCGCCGAGTTGAGCGAAACGTCCTTGAAATACGGTGCGAGATCGGCCTTCATCTTCAGCAGTTGCACGAGGCCGATGCCGCCCGAGCTGGGCGGCGGCGCCGTGATGATGCGATAGCCGTTCCAGTTCGCTTCGATCGGCTGACGCCACACGGCCTTGTATTGCTGCAGGTCCTGCTTCGTGATGAGACCGTGGCCGCGCATGGACGCGGCGATCAGATCGGCAGTCTTGCCGTTGTAGAAGTCTTTTGCGCCGTCGTTGGCAATGCGCGTCAACACGGACGCAAGCTGCGGCTGCTTGAAGTTCACGCCCTCGTTCATGCCGCCGAAGTACTGATCGAAATTCGTCTTGCCCGCGAATTCCTTCGACGCCGCGTCGCGACGCTGCGCGAGCTGGTCGCTCACTTCGAAGCCGTCGCGCGCGTAGTGGATGGCCGGCGCGAGCACCTGCTTCCACTTCAGCTTGCCGAAGCGCCGCTGCGCTTCCCACATGCCGGCTACGGTGCCGGGCACGCCCACGGCGTCGTAGCCATAGAGGCTCTTGCCGGCAATCACGTTGCCCTGGTCGTCCAGATACATGTTGCGCGTGGCGGCCAGCGGCGCGCGCTCGCGATAGTCGATGAAGTAAGGCTTGCCGTTCACGTAGAGCGTCATGAATCCGCCACCGCCGATGTTGCCGGCTTCGGGATACGTGACCGCGAGCGTGAACGCGATGGCGACGGCGGCATCCACTGCATTGCCGCCTTCCTTGAAGACCTGTTCGGCGGCGTCGGCCGCATATTTGTCGGCAACGGCGACGGCCGAGCCGGTGAGGATGGCGGGCTGCTGCGGTACTTTCGCAACGGCCGGCGTACTCTCGATAAAGCTCGCGGATACCGACGCGAGCGAGACGAACGCGAATGCACTGGCAGCGAGTTTGCTTCTTTCGATTAACTTCATTGGACGTCCCCCATGGCAGCACTGCATGGCACGTGAGTGCGCAGTGAGTTGAGTGCGCAGCGAAAACTCTGCCTTGGGCTTATATCACGCCAATGATTCGTTTGCGAGCACGAGCGGGCGCAAACGCCGCGCCCGCGCTTGCTCTGCTGCTTCTGTTCTTCGATTTACTTCTATGCCGCCGTCGGCGCCTTCTGCGCGAGCACCTGCTCCGCCACGTCGTCCACTGCGGCTTTCGCAAGTTGCACGATCTCGTCAACGTCCGCACGCGATGCGATGAGCGGCGGCGCGAAGCCGAGAATGTCGCCGTTCGGCATGGCGCGCGCGATCAGCCCGCGTTGCAGCGCAGCAGCCGACACGCGCGGCCCGACCTTCAGCGCGGCATCGAACGGAATGCGCGCGTCCTTGTCGGCCATGAATTCGAGCGCGGCCAGCATGCCCTCGCCGCGCACCTCGCCCACGAGCGGATGCGAGTCGAACGCGGCATGCAATTGCTGTTGCAGGTATGCCCCCGTTTCGGCCGCATGGCGCGTGATCGACTCGCGTTCCAAGATATCGAGATTCGCGAGCGCCGCAGCCGCGCAGATCGGGTGACCCGAATAGGTCCAGCCATGCCCCATGGCGCCAATTTCCTGGGATGCCTGATCAATCACGTCCCACACGCGTTCGCTCACGATCACGCCCGAGAGCGGCGCATACGCACTCGTCAGGCCCTTGGCCACCGTGATGAGATCGGGCTCGATGCCGTAGTGCTGCGCGCCCATCTTCGACCCGAGCCGCCCGAAGCCGCACACCACTTCGTCGCAGATCAAGAGGATGTCGTGCTTCCTGAGCACCTGCTGGATAGCGGCCCAGTAGCCCTTCGGCGGCGGCAGGATGCCGCCCGTGCCCATCACCGGTTCGCCGATGAACGCGGCAATGGTGTCCGCGCCTTCGCGCGCAATGAGTTTTTCGAGTTCATCCACGCAGTACGCGACGAACTGCGCTTCGTTCATGCCGGCCGGCGCCTGGCGATACCAGTGCGGACACACCGTGTGCTTCACGCGCTCGACGGGCAGGTCGAAGCACTGATGAAAGCCCGGCAGACCCGTGAGGCTGCCGGTCACGATGCCCGAGCCGTGATAGCCGCGCTGGCGCGAGATGATCTTCTTCTTTTGCGGGCGGCCCTTCACGTTGTTGTAGTACCAGACGATCTTGATCTGCGTTTCGTTCGCGTCCGAACCCGACATGCCGTAGTACACCTTCTTCATGCCGGCCGGCGCCCAGTCGATGATGCGCGACGACAGTTCGATGATGGTGTCCGTCGAATGGCCGACGTAGGTGTGGTAGTACGCGAGCTTCTTCGCCTGCTCGTAGATGGCCTCGGCCACTTCGGTGCGGCCGTAGCCGATGTTCACGCAATAAAGACCCGCGAAGCCGTCGATGAACGACTTGCCCGTGTGGTCCTCGATGCGAATGCCCTTCGCGCCCGTGACGATGCGGCCCGGCAGCGCGCCTCTCGCATGGTCGTGAGCGTGCGTGGAGGGGTGCATGAAGTGGGCACGGTCGGCCGTGAGCAGGGAATCGAATGAGGTCATGTGCTTCTCCGTGATGATGTCGTGATCGGTTGAATGGAGGGGCGGGCTCGTTCGCTGCGTCATGCCGCAGCCGCACTTGAACCCGCATGCCGCATCGACGCGGCGTTCGCGTGAGGCAAGCCGAGTTGGCCCAGGCAGTAGTAGCGGGTCTCGACGAACGGTTCGAAGCCTTCCATGCCGCCTTCGCGGCCAAGGCCCGAGGCCTTCATGCCGCCGAACGGAATGGGCGCGCCCGTGAACTTCACGCCGTTCACGGAGACCATCGCGAATTCGAGGCGGCGAATGGTCTGCCAGACGGTGTTGAGGTTCGTCGACATCAGATAGGCGGCGAGGCCGTATTCGGTGTCGTTGGCGAGCGCAATGGCTTCGTCGAGCGTGTCGAACGACGACACCGCGGAAATGGGCGCGAAGTTTTCCTCGTCGTAGACGCGCATGCCGGGGCGCGCGTCGGCAATCACGGTGGGCGCGAAGAACCAGCCGCCCAACGCGTGCGGCTCGCCGCCGGCGGTGATGCGTGCGCCTTTCGCGCGCGCGTCGGCCACGCGTTCGCGCGTGGTATCGAAGGCGGCCTGGTGCATGAGCGGGCCCACGTCCACGCAGTCTTCGAAGGCCGCGCCCACTTTCAACGCGCGCACTGCGTCGCTATAGCGGGCAACGAACGCTTCGTAGAGCGGCTTCGCCACGAGGATGCGATTCGCCGCGCAGCAGTCCTGTCCCGACGTCTGGAACTTCGCGCCCACGGCCACGCGCACGCTCTGTTCGAGATCCGCATCTTCAGCGACGATGAAGGGCGCGTTGCCGCCCAGTTCCAGTGCCGTTTTCTTGATGTCCGCACTCGCTGCCGCCTGCATGACGAGCGCGCCCACGCGCGTAGACCCGGTGAAGCTCACCGAGCGCACACGGGCATCGCGCACGAGCGTTTCCATGGCCGTTTGCGGCTCGCCCAGCACCACGTTGAAGACGCCTGCGGGAAAGCCCGCTTCTTCGGCCAGTTGCGCGAGCGCGAGCGCCGAGAACGGTGTTTCGTGCGCGGGCTTCACGACGACCGTGCAGCCCGCGGCAATGGCGGCGGCGGCCTTGCGCGTGATCATCGCGGACGGGAAGTTCCACGGCGTCATGAGCGCGGCCACACCCACCGGCTCCATCATCGTGCCGAGCTGCGCGCCGTCGATGTGCGATGGAATCGTGCGGCCACCCAGGCGTTTCGCTTCGTGTGCGAACCATTCGATGAAGCTCGCGCCATAGGTGATCTCGCCGCGCGCTTCCGCGAGCGGCTTGCCCTGCTCCAGCGAAAGCATGCTGGCGAGATCGTTGCGATGGCGCAGCACGAGTTCGTGCCAGCGCAGCAGCAGCGCACTGCGTTGCGCGACCGGCACCCAGCGCCACGCTTCGAACGCGCGCTGCGCCGCCGACACGGCTTCCTCGATCTGCGCGGCGCTCAACATCGGCACATGACCGACCACGCTTTGATCCGCAGGGTTCTGCACCGCGACGGTGGAGGCCGTGTCGCTGTGCACCCAGCGTCCATCGACATAGCACAGCGACTTGAATAGAACAGGATGGCCCAGCAGCATGACTTCCTCCATGATTGGCCGGCAGAGCGGCGACGACATTGGCCAGAACCTGCCTCTGTCGCGTTGTTTCGATGCCTTCCACTGTAGGGCCGGCACGCCCTCTGCTCTTTCTGTGTTGCGGGTCGCCGCTGTGCGTTTTTTCTGTTTCGGGCCTGAATTTCAGGGGTTTTTCTGGTGGTCGCCTTTGCGTGCTTGCCTTTGCGTGCTTGCAGTCGTCAGCCCGCATCGCCCGAATCGGCCACCCAGTCCGGCACCGTGTCCGCCGCCTGCTTCACCACCTTCGTCACGATGTAGGTGAAGTAGCGTTCGATGCCGAGTTCGTCGGTCAGCAGCGAATCGATGAAACGCTGGTACTGGTCGATGTCGCGCGAAACCACGTGCATCACGTAGTCCACGCCGCCGCCCGTAGCGTGGCACTGCACGACTTCGGGCGCGCGGGCCACGCGTTCTTCGAAGCGGCGCATGTCGTACGCGGTGTGGCGCGCGAGCGTGACTTCGACGACGATGCGCGTGCCCTTGAACGCGGCGACCCAGTCGATGTCCGCGCGGTAGCCGCGAATCAGCCCGCTTTCTTCGAGGCGCCGCACGCGTTCCCATGCCGGCGAGATCGACAGATTGACCTCTTCGGCAAGGCGCGATTTCGTGATGCGTCCATCGCGTGCCAGCGTGCGCAGAATCGCGAGGTCGTAGCGGTCGAGTTTCATGGGCGCTTCGCGTGCGTGCGGTGTGCGGTGCTCAGGCCGACACCGGAATGCCGCGCTCCACGACGTCGGCCACGACCGCGAGGGTGTCACCCACGCGCACGAGCCCCGGAAAATGGCGTGCCGCCAGGAGCCCGCTGCGCGCCGCGCGATATTCGAACGGCCGCGCGCCGGAACGCTTCGTGTCGTACACGCGCGCCAGCAACTCGCCGTGTTCCACCATCTCGCCCAGGTCCTTGCACGGCTCGATCAGGCCGTCGTGCTCGCTCGTCGTATAGCAGCTGCCGTCGGGCATATCGAGCAGTGTCGTGGTGCGCGATGCCGCGCCCCACGCGCGGCTTGCCGCGTCGAAGAGTTCGCCCGCCGGCGGCGCGAGCACGCCGGCATGCTGAAGAAAGCCGCGCACGCCGCGCATCGCCACGGCCACGCTCGCCGCCGTCGCCGTGCCGCCGCCGCCCAGTTCCGTGGAAACGAACACTTTGCCCGCCTCTTCCGCCGCCGTGTCGAAGAGCCCCACGCTGTCGAGTTCGAGCATGCGCATGGAGTACGGCGCGCCGAACGCACGCATCGCGGCCTCGCAGCGCGCCTGCTGCTTCGCGTCGTGCAGCACGTGGATGGCGGCGAACGGCACGAAGTCGAGCGTGCGTCCGCCCGCGTGCAGGTCCAGCACGTAATCGGCAAGCGGCAGCAGATAGCGCTGGAAGTAATCCGCGATCTTTTCCGTGACGGTGCCGCCGGGCCGGCCAGGAAAGCTGCGATTCAGGTTGCCGCGGTCGATGGGCGACGTGCGGCTGCCCGCCAGAAACGCCGGGTAGTTCATGAACGGCACGATGACGACGCGGCCCGCCACGTCGTCCGCCTTCAGCGTGGAGGCGAGCCGCGAGAGCACGATAGGCCCTTCGTACTCGTCGCCGTGGTTGCCGCCCGTCAGCAGCACCGTGGGCCCGTGACCGCGCTGCACGACGGTGATGGGGATCATCACCGCGCCCCATGCGGAGCCGTCGTGCGAGTGCGGCAGCTTCAGGAAACCGTGCTGAACCCCTTGCCCGTCGAAGTCGACCGTCGGCGTAATCGGCGATGCGCGCATGCCCTACTCCTTCACGAACAGTTTGCGCGGCGTGTTGCAGAAGGTCTCGACGCCGGTCCCGGTAATCAGGATGCTTTCCGTAATTTCGAGACCCCAGTCGTCGAGCCACAGGCCCGGCATGAAGTGGAACGTCATGCCCGGTTGCAGCACCGTGCGGTCGCCGGGCCGCAGGCTCATGGTGCGCTCGCCCCAGTCGGGCGGATAGCTGGCGCCGATGGGGTAGCCGCAGCGGCTGTTCTTTTCGATACCCGATTTGCGCAGCACGGCGAAGAACGCGTTCGCAATGTCCTCGCAGGTGTTGCCGGGTTTCGCGGCGGCAAGACCCGCTTCGATGCCTTCCACCACGGCGCGTTCGGCGTCGATGAAATGCTTCGGCGGTTTGCCGAGATAAACCGTGCGCGACTGCGGACAGTGATAGCGGCGAAAGCACCCCGCGATTTCGAAGAACGTGCCCGCGCCACGCGCGAACGGCGTGTCGTCCCAGGTGAGGTGCGGGGCAGCCGCGTCGGCGCCCGTGGGCAGCAACGGTACGATGGCGGGATAGTCGCCGCCGTAGCCCTCCACGCCCGTGATGCCCGCGGCGTAAATGTCCGCGACGAGGTCGTTCTTGCGCATGCCGGGCTCGATGCGCTCCACGATGCGCGCGTGCATCTTTTCGACGATGCGCGCCGCAATGCGCATGTACTCGATCTCGCGCGGCGACTTCACGGCGCGCTGCCAGTTCACGAGCGCGGTCGCGTCATGCCACTGCGCGTGCGGCAGATTGCGCTTAAGCGCTTCCCATGCAGCGGCGCTGAAGTAGTAGTTGTCCAGTTCTACGCCGATGCGACGCTGGCCCCAGCCGCGCGCTTCGATCACTTCGCGCGAGAGGTAATCCATGGGATGCCGCTCGGTGGACTGCACGTAATGATCGGGATACCCAACGATCTGGTCATGCGCCATGAACACGGTGCGGCGCGCGCCGTTGGCGTCCTGGCCGCGGCCGAACCAGACGGGTTCGCCTTCCATGGCGAGCAGCACGCACTGGTGCACGTAGAACGACCAGCCGTCGTAGCCCGTGAGCCACGCCATGTTGGTGGGGTCCGTCACGATCAGCAGATCGATGTTGGCTTGCTGCATGGCACGCCGCGTGCGGGCGATGCGCGCGGCGTACTCCTCGCGCTCGAACGGCAGGCGCACGGCCGGTGCGGCCTGTACCGCGCCGCCCGTCGTGGTCGTCGTGGGCGGTTGGTGTTGCATAGCTTCTGGCATGGTGACCCTTCCTTGTCCCTTGGTCTGTTGCCCTTCGTGTGTTCTCTGCGCTCTGTCTTGCCGCGAGCGGTCTCTTACTTGCTCGCGGGTTTCGGCACATCGTTGCGAAACGTCGTGCCCGCGCCCGCCGCGCGTGCGCGGGCCAGCGCGAGCGCGGCAATCGCCGTGTCCTGTGCGCCCGTGCCGGTGAGGTCGCAGATCGTGATGTCGTCGAAGTGCGTGCGTCCTGGCTCGCGGCCCGCAATCACTTCGCCTAGCTCGGCAAAGCGTGCGTCCGCAGCCACAACGCGGGCTTCGATGGCGTGATGCAATTCGCCCAGCCCGCGCACCTGCTGTAACCGGTCGCACACGTAACGTGCGGCTGCGAGTGCTGCGGGCGCGATCTCGTTCTTGTGTTCGGCGTCGGATCCCATCGCCGTGATGTGAAGACCCGGATGCAGGTCACGCGCCTGCACGAGCGGTGTCTCGCTCGGCGTGGTGGTGATGGCGATGTCGGCTTCGCGCAGCGCGTCGTGCACGTCTTGCGCAACGCGGGCTTCGACCGCGAGCCGCTCGCCCATCTCGCGGGCAAACTGCGCGGCGCGTTCGCGGTCGCGCGCCCAAACGGAGACACGCTCGACGCGCCGCACGTGCGCGAGCGCACGCAGCTGAAGCCGCGCCTGCTCGCCCGCGCCGATCACGGCCACGTGGCGCGCGTTTTCGCGCGCCAGCCAGCGCGCCGCCACCGCGCCCGCAGCCGCGGTGCGCACGGCGGTGAGATACCCGTTGTCGAGCAGCACGGCTTCGGTCAGACCCATGCGCGCGGAAAGCACGAGCATGAGTCCGTTGAGGCTGGGCAGCCCGAGTTGCGGATTGTTGAAGAAGCCTG
It encodes the following:
- the doeA gene encoding ectoine hydrolase DoeA (DoeA (degradation of ectoine A) is also called EutD (ectoine utilization D).), which produces MQHQPPTTTTTGGAVQAAPAVRLPFEREEYAARIARTRRAMQQANIDLLIVTDPTNMAWLTGYDGWSFYVHQCVLLAMEGEPVWFGRGQDANGARRTVFMAHDQIVGYPDHYVQSTERHPMDYLSREVIEARGWGQRRIGVELDNYYFSAAAWEALKRNLPHAQWHDATALVNWQRAVKSPREIEYMRIAARIVEKMHARIVERIEPGMRKNDLVADIYAAGITGVEGYGGDYPAIVPLLPTGADAAAPHLTWDDTPFARGAGTFFEIAGCFRRYHCPQSRTVYLGKPPKHFIDAERAVVEGIEAGLAAAKPGNTCEDIANAFFAVLRKSGIEKNSRCGYPIGASYPPDWGERTMSLRPGDRTVLQPGMTFHFMPGLWLDDWGLEITESILITGTGVETFCNTPRKLFVKE
- a CDS encoding Lrp/AsnC family transcriptional regulator, with amino-acid sequence MKLDRYDLAILRTLARDGRITKSRLAEEVNLSISPAWERVRRLEESGLIRGYRADIDWVAAFKGTRIVVEVTLARHTAYDMRRFEERVARAPEVVQCHATGGGVDYVMHVVSRDIDQYQRFIDSLLTDELGIERYFTYIVTKVVKQAADTVPDWVADSGDAG
- a CDS encoding NAD-dependent succinate-semialdehyde dehydrogenase gives rise to the protein MLLGHPVLFKSLCYVDGRWVHSDTASTVAVQNPADQSVVGHVPMLSAAQIEEAVSAAQRAFEAWRWVPVAQRSALLLRWHELVLRHRNDLASMLSLEQGKPLAEARGEITYGASFIEWFAHEAKRLGGRTIPSHIDGAQLGTMMEPVGVAALMTPWNFPSAMITRKAAAAIAAGCTVVVKPAHETPFSALALAQLAEEAGFPAGVFNVVLGEPQTAMETLVRDARVRSVSFTGSTRVGALVMQAAASADIKKTALELGGNAPFIVAEDADLEQSVRVAVGAKFQTSGQDCCAANRILVAKPLYEAFVARYSDAVRALKVGAAFEDCVDVGPLMHQAAFDTTRERVADARAKGARITAGGEPHALGGWFFAPTVIADARPGMRVYDEENFAPISAVSSFDTLDEAIALANDTEYGLAAYLMSTNLNTVWQTIRRLEFAMVSVNGVKFTGAPIPFGGMKASGLGREGGMEGFEPFVETRYYCLGQLGLPHANAASMRHAGSSAAAA
- the doeB gene encoding N(2)-acetyl-L-2,4-diaminobutanoate deacetylase DoeB, which produces MRASPITPTVDFDGQGVQHGFLKLPHSHDGSAWGAVMIPITVVQRGHGPTVLLTGGNHGDEYEGPIVLSRLASTLKADDVAGRVVIVPFMNYPAFLAGSRTSPIDRGNLNRSFPGRPGGTVTEKIADYFQRYLLPLADYVLDLHAGGRTLDFVPFAAIHVLHDAKQQARCEAAMRAFGAPYSMRMLELDSVGLFDTAAEEAGKVFVSTELGGGGTATAASVAVAMRGVRGFLQHAGVLAPPAGELFDAASRAWGAASRTTTLLDMPDGSCYTTSEHDGLIEPCKDLGEMVEHGELLARVYDTKRSGARPFEYRAARSGLLAARHFPGLVRVGDTLAVVADVVERGIPVSA
- a CDS encoding cyclodeaminase translates to MSSITLLGESELRELVPLDLAAIDQVESAFVALATEAVAMPPILRLDLPEYRGEVDVKTAYLPRFESFAIKVSPGFFNNPQLGLPSLNGLMLVLSARMGLTEAVLLDNGYLTAVRTAAAGAVAARWLARENARHVAVIGAGEQARLQLRALAHVRRVERVSVWARDRERAAQFAREMGERLAVEARVAQDVHDALREADIAITTTPSETPLVQARDLHPGLHITAMGSDAEHKNEIAPAALAAARYVCDRLQQVRGLGELHHAIEARVVAADARFAELGEVIAGREPGRTHFDDITICDLTGTGAQDTAIAALALARARAAGAGTTFRNDVPKPASK